The stretch of DNA GTCGCGAACGAACAGAAGATACGGAGGTGGGTCATGAAGGGCGCGCTCGTTGCCGGGTTTGCTCTCTGTTGAACTGATGCTGGGGTGGCCTTTATCGCCCTTCGGCTTGCACGAGTACGGGCGTTCCGCACCGGCAAGAAGCGCGTTCCGGTGCTTGGCGGAATGGCAGAACTCATACTGTGGGATCCAGGGGAAACCGTGGTGCTCCTGAAGAACAAGCGGCTGATTCCCATGGACGACCCATTCGGCGGGTACAAGTATATTTCTCCGTGGCGCGGTGAAGAATTCAAGGGACGCCTGTCTCACAAGCTGCAGATGTCGAAGTGGACGAGTGATTCGATCTTTACGAGCGATGGGCTGTCGGTGAATCTTGTTGTTGGCATTTGGTGGCGCATTGCCGATGCCAATCGGTACGTCGCGGCAATCGCCACGAGCCCCACGCCGGAATCACGAACGGATGCCGACGCGCTCGATGACAACGCGAAGCAGTGGATTGAGATGCTTGCCGGATCAACGCTTCGCGAGCAGGTCAACAAGCTGCCGACTGACAAGCTGATCTCTCCCTACGTCCGGGCGTACATTCAGGTGAAGGACGGCATGCAGACAGAAGCCGTGCCGCAATTTTCCGAGCTGCTGAATTTCGCGCGTGACCAACTCGACGCTAAGACGCAGAAGTATGGCATTGAGACTGATCGGCTTGAGGTGCAGGAGTTGGTTCTGACCAAGGAGTACAAGCAAAAACTCGAGAATGTCAGGGCTGCCTTCCTGGCACCCGACGAAAGCCGAGCCCTCACGGAAGCTCGTATGATTGCACTTCGTGAACTCTCAAGCGTAATCGGCAGCGATCGCGTCGGACTCATTGAGATTCTCAAGGTGATGAAGGTGCCGGACGTGATGCTCTCCTCGGTGGCCGGCGGATTGGGCGCCTTGAACACGCAGGGGGCAGTGGACGCGGAGGTCGCCAAAATGCTTTCGGCTTCGCACAATAGTGTTCCCGCGGCACCGGGACCTCCGAAGGCGCTGGGGTCGCAGTAAGGTCACGTGTTGCTGCGCGCTCCGGA from Gemmatimonadaceae bacterium encodes:
- a CDS encoding SPFH domain-containing protein, which gives rise to MAELILWDPGETVVLLKNKRLIPMDDPFGGYKYISPWRGEEFKGRLSHKLQMSKWTSDSIFTSDGLSVNLVVGIWWRIADANRYVAAIATSPTPESRTDADALDDNAKQWIEMLAGSTLREQVNKLPTDKLISPYVRAYIQVKDGMQTEAVPQFSELLNFARDQLDAKTQKYGIETDRLEVQELVLTKEYKQKLENVRAAFLAPDESRALTEARMIALRELSSVIGSDRVGLIEILKVMKVPDVMLSSVAGGLGALNTQGAVDAEVAKMLSASHNSVPAAPGPPKALGSQ